The genomic segment AAGTTGCCCATTTAGAAGAACAACACATATAACTACCACCTATAATTGCACCATCTAGTATCTCGTTAGGATGCATTAAGGTAGGTAACATTCGATTTGTATCCCAACCATAAACCAAATCATTATACCCTAACTCTTCTATCTGAGATTGTGGTTGCATTACATAAACTACGGAAGGTAATTCCTGGGTTTTCTTATCCCTCTTAGTAATTGGAGCTAATTCAAACTCTTCTACATCTTCCTTCTGTGGTTCAAGATCCTTTACAGCAGTAGCTAGATACTTGGCTAACCGATGAGTAGCCCATCTGATAGCATGATTCTTCTTCTGTTGTTCATGACGTTCAAACTCTTCATCTGTATCTGCTACCAGACAGATATTGTTTAACTGAGAGAAGTAAGTATATTTAGCACCTTCACCACTCATATCTATTAAACCATCACCAAAACTACCCCAGTGTTTACCAATACCTAATACACTACAGTTCTTTAAGGCCTTTGTCTTTCCGCTACCCACGCTTTCTACATCATCTGTTACTCCAGGAAAAACAGCGCCATCATCCTCTTTATATCTTGGCTCTACTGCTTCTTTAACTGGAACAATTCGCTTTTCTTCTCCTGGACGAGCAAATACTATATCAGCTTCTGTAATATGCTCATCCTTTTTGACAACCTCTAAAGCTTCTTCTTTATTAATAGTCAATAAGCCGTCATTATAAGAGGTTTCATCTCCAAACTGCATTTCTTCTACAGGAAAGTTATCTATTTCTAAACGCACTGCTATCTCCACCCCTTTCTTTTTAGTGTTAAGATAGATACCAGACTTTCAATTATCTGGTATCTGTTTTTTTCAGCACAAATAGGTAATAACCAACTCTGTTGAAAGTTAGCTATTACCTATTAATTATCTAAAAATTTACAGTACTCTTCTCTATATTTCTTAACTTCATCAACAATATTATCAACTTCAAGAACCATTTCCATCATACTGATCTGTTCTTCATAAACATCCTCATCAATCTCGTCTTTAATCTCTGGTTCTACTACGTGGTAAACTCTGAGTCCTAACTGGACCCCTGCTAATGGACCGGCAAAAGTAGGATCTCCATTAGTAACAGTCTCGGCTGCTAAACCAGAAGCTTCTGCTTCTGCACCGCCTAAGATTACTACTAAGTTTTCTTCTCCATGTTCCTCAGCGAGATCTTGAATCCTCTTTTGATTTTCCAGGTCCATAGCTCCTGCAGCTGTTCACACGAAACATTCTGTAGAACCAAAAACTACTTCGGCCCCAGTTGTTTCTATGCATTCTTGGATTGCAGGAGCTGGAATTCCGTCACGATCGCCAATAATAGCAACTTTCTTTCCTTCTAACATAATTCCACCTCCAATTTGATTTTTTGACAAATTCCTTCATTTATCTTAATAGTAACACAATTATGACTATTTGTCTATGATTATTTGTCAATCGTGATTATAAATTTGACTTAATATGTTATTTATTGACATTTTTTGCGAATTATTTTATTCAAATCATAACTATATTGATATATTGTTGCAGTTTAGAGTTGATATCTTGCAAACGCTCCAAAAATCAACCCTAATCAATTAGCAATAAATTAACTTTAGAGCTACTATTTAAATACCCTACTTTATATGTTAGCCATTTCCTCTTGTGGGGCTGCTTTACGACGAACAGAACGTTCTAGTGCTGACGCTGCAACAGGATGTTGCGGTTAACGTCAGTTAAGTCGCTTGTTGCAAGATATCAACAATAATTGTACAAAATAATCTGAGGAAGCGTTTAAAACCAGATCAATGAAAATTTAACTTATTTGCAATTAGCAACAGGAGAGAAAAAAGATCTGGAACGGAGAAACTCCTCAAGCTGAGCAGAGCATTCTTGGCTACAAACTAGTCTTTTTCTATTCTAATAGTTTTAGTATGAATTTCTCCGTTATTTAGGCGGATCACCACAGTTAAATGCCACCTCTGGTTCACTTTTGTTTCGGACTGACAGCACATCTCAGATTCTTCAGATTCTATCTCACGATAGACACCCTATCACTGTTGACTTCATGTACCATTTCAGTTTAGACTTAGGTTGACGTTTGTTTTCTCCGTTTGCTCACCCTTTTCGTCTGTGAGTGCCACAATATCTCAACCTTATCTACCATGTTGAAAGCACAGATAGGACTTTCACCCATTGACAATGCAATTTACGGAACACACCAACAAAAAAAACAGCACTTATAATAAGTGCTGTTTCTACATCATATTGTGAATTTATTCAGCTAAAATCCGTTTATCCCCAACCCGTTTTGTCACGCCCTGCTGATCAAAGTAATTCAACAGCGGCAGTGTATATTTTCGGCTGCTATCTAATAAATCTCTATATTCTGCCAGCGTAATCTCCCCATTATCAGCTAAGAAATCTTTTAACCTTTCTCTAGCTTCATTTAGAGTTTCATAGTGGAGATAGATCTCAGCATTGATTCTCTTTAATCTTCCTTTACATACTAATAAATCAAATAAATCCTCTATTAATTCTTCTTCAACCTCAAATTTTTGCTGTAATTCCGGTAGTGTAGGCGGCATGAAAGAATTATTCCTAAATTCATCTTCAATTCTATTCTTAAGCTCTTCTTCCTGTTCAGTTAACTTTATTTCATGTTCGGTTAATTTAATATCAGCTTTCTTTATCTCAATTACTCCTTCTTCTTCAAGACTACTCAAAAACTGATCATATTCCTGCTTGCTTAACTCAAACTGCAGCTGGCTCCTTACCTCTTCTTTAGCCCGTCCCCAGCGAAGATGATATTGACGGTGATACTCTTTTAGTGCTTCAACCACCTGATCCTTAAGACGACTATAAACATTATAATGCAGATACGAAACCTGCTGTCCTGTAGTGAATTTGAAGATTTTATTCTTTTCAACCAACTTAACACACTTATCCTTTATCTCATCAACTGTTAAGCCTATTTCTATCATCAAATCTTTCGGCTTAACTGTCTGCTTATAATCCTGAATTACAACTTCAATCCTTTCTAAATCACTACCCTCTTCCTGTATCTGTAATTTAGATAATAATTCACTATTAAAGCGTTTATGTTTACCGCACCTCGGAAGCAATACTCTTCCTCCACCAACAGTTACTACTGGTGAATAGCGTCTAATAACAAAGGGCTGATTATAGTAAGCAACCATAGATTCTTCTAACCTCAATTGGACATAGGCTTCTTCGCCAGGATAGATAGTTTCTTTATTTAGAATACTGATTCGGCCAAAGACCTCTTTAGCACCTAAATGGATCCTCAACCGCTCATTCTGCTCTAAGCTTAAAGGAGCATCCGGCAGCAGTTCCAGTTTAACATCCATTAATGTAGTCGAATCCAATGTATGCGGTTCAGCTAAAATATCTCCGCGTGAAATATCATCAACATCCACATCGGCTAGATTAGTTCCAACTCTCTGCCCGGCTACTGCTTCCTCTACTGCTTCACCATGCACATGAAGATTCTTAACCTCTACTTCCTCTTGTTGAGGATAAATAATACCTTTATCCCCCTCCTGTAACTTACCGGCCATTAAAGTTCCGGTTACTACTGTACCAAAGCCATCTATCGAAAAGGATCTATCAAGCGGATAATAGACATTATCATCCTGATTTTTAGGCTCCATTCCCTTAGCTATCTCCGTTAATTCTGCTATTAATTTTTCTATCCCAGTTCCTGTTACTCCAGAAACCGGAACTAAAGCTGCTTCTTCTAGAAAGGTACCGGCCAAATTATCCTTTGTATCTTCTTTAACCAGTTCCAACCATTCTTCTTCTACTGTATCTACCTTAGTAAGGGCTACTACTCCTTCTTCTACCCCTAAAAGCTCTAAAATATTGAGATGCTCCTCTGTCTGCGGCATAAAGCCTTCATCAGCAGCAACTACTAATAAAGCTAAATCTATCCCTCCAGCCCCAGCCAGCATATTCTTAACAAACTTCTCATGGCCCGGTACATCAATAATCCCCAGCTCTATCCCTTCATCTTCCAACTCAAAGGAAGTAAAGCCTAAATCAATGGAAATTCCCCGTTCCTGTTCCTCTGCCAATCTATCAGTATCAGCTCCGGTTAATTTCTGAATCAATGTGGTTTTACCATGGTCAATATGGCCTGCTGTTCCTAAAATCAAGTGCTTCATACCTTATGCCTCCTTTATCAAACTGCTAAAGTGAGTAAATATTGTATCAATCTCCTCATCTTTGATAGTCCTTGCATCAATAATTATCTTCTCATCCTGAATCCTAGTAAAAAGAGGCGGGTCCAGTTCTCTTAATCTATTACCTGTTTCATTAGCTGTTAAATGATCAACAGAAACTTTAACTAGAAATGTTGCTAAGTCTTCATTGGGAAAGGCTCCTCCGCCTACCTGTGAAAAACCCTGCTCTACTTCTGCTTCTAAACCAGATAATTTATCCAATCTTGAAGCCAGTCTATCAGCTCTTTGTCTTAATACTTCTGAGTCCATCGTCAACAACCTCAGCGTAGGTACCTTTTCAACTGCTGTTTCTAAATCTAAATAGAGACGCAGAGTCTCTTCCAGGGCAGCCAAAGTGAACTTATCGACTCGCAGCGCTCTATTTAAAGGATTCTCCTTTATCTGTTGAATATACTCTTTTTTTCCAACAATGATTCCAGCCTGAGGACCTCCCAATAATTTATCACCGCTGAAAGTTATTACATCAGCCCCAGCTTCAACATTGTCCTGTACAGTAGGTTCTGGACTAAAGCCATACTGACTAAAATCAATTAAGGTTCCACTTCCTAAATCATTCAACACTGGCAGATCATGCTCTGCTCCCAGCTCTACTAATTCTTCTAAAGATACTTGTTCAGAAAAACCTACAATTCGATAATTGCTAGTATGGACATCCAATAATAATCCGGTCTCCTCAGTAATAGCAGCTTCATAATCCCTTAAGTGGGTCTTATTAGTAGCTCCTACTTCCACCAGTTGGGCTCCGCTCTGTTCCATTACCTCTGGAATTCTAAATGAACCTCCAATTTCAACTAACTGTCCCCGAGATATAATAACCTCTTCTCCTTCCGCTAGAGTACTTAAAGCTAATAATACAGCCCCTGCATTATTATTGACAACTAAACTATCCTCTGCTCCAGTTAAATACGTCAATAATTCTGCTACATGATCATATCGTGAGCCTCTCTGGCCAGTCTGAACATCTATTTCTAATGTGGAATAATTCTGAGCCACCTCAACTAATCTTTTCTGGGCCTCTTCAGTCAGCAGAGATCGGCCTAAATTAGTATGGATCACCACTCCTGTTCCATTAATGACAGACTTAAGGTTTGGACTCAACCATTCCGCAGCTCTCTTGATCACCAACTCAACTACTTTAACCATTGATACTTCAAAGTCCTCAGGAATATCTTCGTTTAAAATCCTTTCCCGTAATTCTTCATTAGCTCTTCTTATTACATCAACTACAGCTTCACGAGAATACTGAGCAACCAATTCCTTAATTGCTTTTTCCTGTAATATTTTATCAACAGCAGGAATCTGCCGTAAATACTTCTCCATATTTTCACCCCACATCTAAGTTTTAATCTTAAATCTAATATTAACATAAATTTTTGGTTAATACCAATTCTCCTTCATCAATATTTCACTTCCGCAGTATAGTTATTACTTCGTTACTACCTAGTTTTTCGACAAAATTTCTTTTAAAACTAATCCCATCTTTTTTCAATATTTTAAGCTATACTGACTAATCAATTGTTATCTTAAAAAGCAATTTCAGGAGGAAGCCTAAAGTCTAGCTGTAACTATTTGCTGTCCAAAAACTAATAAATCAATTATAAATTCGCTTCTTCAGCAACTTCTCTCGAGTTATCACCAAAAATCCCCGTCAAAATTAATGTAATTACACCATCTACAGTTATATTACTTCATCTTCAACGAAAGTTTCCATTATCCAAGCAGCTACTTCACCAGTTATTTGAATATAGTGTTCAGCCCGCTCAGGACTATCAAACTCAGTAAAATCTTTAGTAAGTACGCGACTAATTGTTCTTGATTCATAATTAGGAAATAATCCGTAACCCTCCCTTTTTCAAATGGGAGATATAAGGATTAGCAAATATTAATTTAAACAATTGATATTTGCTTCATAATTTGTTATAATTTGAATATGGATTACAAGTGAATATTGGAGGTTGCAGTAGCTAAACCTCTACTGTGTAAAATATTCAGGGTGCTCGTTGTAGATAGAAGACACTAAATCTTCTAGTAAGCACTTATAGAGGTGCTTACACTTCTATCTTGAGCAGAGTAAAAGTATCTCTGAGTCTAGCACTTATGCTAGATAGGAGTAGTGACGTTGGACACGCCAATTGGGTAACTTGCTTGATATTACGGGTAACTCCCATAAAAGCAGGCGACCATGAAGCTCGGTATTTCAATGCCGAGTAGTTCACTCACTCCTTAAGTTTATAATTAAATTATACAGTACTATTCCCTATCACAGCAGCCCCTAAAGCACCTGCAATCTGTGAATTAGAAGAAACAATAATTTCCTTTTCTAATTTATCACTTAGTACTTCTTTTATTCTCTCACTTTTAGCCAAGCCACCAGTAAATAAAATCTCACTATTGATGGGAATTTTATTTAGCAATATTTGAGCCTGATTAGCAATAGCATGTACTATTCCTAAGGCAATTGATTCTTTAGCAACGCCTTGTGATAGTAGACTAATTACTTCAGATTCAGCAAATACTGTGCACATACTGCTAATATTTTGAGGTTCAGTATTCTCTGTTAGTTGATCAAGCTCATTAATATTTTCTCCTAAAGAGTTAACCGTTATCTCCAGAAACTTCCCAGTCCCTGCTGCACATTTATCATTCATCATAAAATCAACTACATTTCCCTGTTTATCTATGCTAATTGCCTTACTATCCTGGCCTCCAATATCTATAATAGTTCTTACTCGCTCATCCAAAAAATGTCCTCCCTTAGCATGACAGGTTATTTCTGTAACTACCTTATCTGCAAAATCAGCAGATACTCTACCATATCCTGTAGCCACTACCTGCTTTATATCTTTTCTAACTAAATTATTATTTTTCAATAAATTATCTAAAGCTTCAGCCCCAGCTTCTTTTGGATTCCAGCCGGTAGGCATTATAACTTGATCAACTATATCTCCATTAAATAGAACTCCTTTAGTCCCTACTGATCCTATATCTACTCCTATTGAATACATTTAATCATCCCTCCTAAATTTATAACATTTCTACAAAAGCAGAAATCCGAGTTTTTAACTGACCAACATCAGATTGAGAATAATCAGTTTCCAAATTTATATATGAAATCTCTTTTTTACCGGTTACAAATTCTTTAATCCTGAACGTTTCTACATTATAAGTATGACAGGCCTGCAGAACCATATCAATTACTCCATCTACCTGATATTCATCAATTAATTCTGATAATAAATCAATCCTATTATCATTAGGGCTCATACAAGAACAGGGAGTATTCAAATACTTTTCAGTTAAGGCATCTATAGGATTAACCTCTTCGTTTACTAATTCTTTATTTCTTTTTACTCCAGTACAATTCTCAAAACAAACAACTACTCCCCCACTTTCTTCAACTAGTTTCACTACCTTTTCTGTAGCATTCCCGATAGGACAGCCTGTAATCAGAATTCTGGGAGCATCCTTTGAAATTCTTATGTCTCCATTATTATAATTTTCTCTTACTTTCCTTGTAATGTCTTTAGTTCTTTGATTAGCCAATTCTTTATCAAATGTAAACTTAGAAATATTTAATACCTGCAAAATCTCAGTTCCATATAATGGAGAAGGGTTGAGCTTAGCTAATTCATAAAATTCCTTTAAAGTCTTTCGCTCTAAATTTTTCTTCTTTATTTCTTCCTTTAATCTTTGGTCAGTAATTGTAACATCAAATTTTTCCTCAAGTTTATTCTTTAGGATGATCATTTCCCGTTTCCAATTTTCAAAATCTTTCTCTTTGTCATTTGCCTGCGGAAGCTTCATCACATGGACCGGTGTTATATCATCTAAATACTCATACATTTTCTTCTTTCCATCACAGGTAGTTTCTCCAACTATTAAATCAGTAAAATGAAAATAAGGACATTTATCAGTTATCGCATAACCATAACTGGATTTAATCAGCGGACATAAGTTACGAGGCAAATGTTTTTCGGCATCTTTAATAGTAGCCTCACTTGTACTACATAAAGTTACTGGAACTGCTTCTGCTGCAGAAATTAATTCATAGGGAGTAAAAATACAATAAGTTCCTACTATATTTTTATCCTCCTTTTCTTTTAGATCTTTAATTACTATTGGCCCATATCCCTCAAGTTCTTCAGGATTTAGACAGTTAAAAAATTCATCCAAATTACTCATTTTAACTCTTCCTTTCTATAAAAATCTATTAATATTTTAATTTACTAAAAATTATAGATTACTTTAAAGATGATTAACTACTTTTTTTAATCTAGTAAGCCCTTCTTTTAACATTGACCTAGGACAAGCTATATTAATTCTTTGAAAACCACTTCCTCCAGTTCCAAAGATATGTCCTGGATTTAAAACTAATTTACCTTCTTTTTGAATTAAATCATTAAGTACTTCATCTTCTAAACCTAGGGACCGAAAATCTAGCCAAACTAAGTATGTCCCTTCCGGTTGAATTACATTTATCTGTGGTATCTCTTCTGTTATATAGTTACATAAAAAATCAAAATTATCCTCCAAATATACTAAAAGCTCTTCCAGCCATTCTTCCCCATAATTATAAGCTGCTTCTAATGCCGTAACAGCAAACGCATTCAATCTGCCAATTCTAGTTTGTTCTAAACTATGCTGATATAAAGTCCTTATTCTTTTATTGGGAATAATGATATTTGATGCTTGAATTCCTGCTAAATTAAATGTCTTACTTGGAGCATTACAGACTATACAATTCTGCTTAAACTCTTCTGAAATAGAAGCAAATACTGTATGTTCATATTCTTCAAAAATTAAATCTGAATGAATTTCATCTGCAATTACAATTACATTATTTTTGATACATAATTCTCCAAGTCTTTTCAACTCTTCTGGAGTCCAGACTCTTCCTACTGGATTGTGCGGACTACACAACATCATTAATTTAACTCTTGAATCAATTTTTTTCTCTAAATCATCCAAGTCCATAGTATAGCGTGTCCCATCAAACTGTAAAGGATTATCAACTATATGACAACCGTTATTTTTTATAGCATCAAAAAATGGATAATAAACAG from the Acetohalobium arabaticum DSM 5501 genome contains:
- a CDS encoding glycine/sarcosine/betaine reductase component B subunit, yielding MRLEIDNFPVEEMQFGDETSYNDGLLTINKEEALEVVKKDEHITEADIVFARPGEEKRIVPVKEAVEPRYKEDDGAVFPGVTDDVESVGSGKTKALKNCSVLGIGKHWGSFGDGLIDMSGEGAKYTYFSQLNNICLVADTDEEFERHEQQKKNHAIRWATHRLAKYLATAVKDLEPQKEDVEEFELAPITKRDKKTQELPSVVYVMQPQSQIEELGYNDLVYGWDTNRMLPTLMHPNEILDGAIIGGSYMCCSSKWATYDFQNCPTIKKLYEQHGETINFLGVIMSNLNVVLEQKERAALFVQQLSTSLGADAAIIAEEGYGNTDADFIECFKLLEEAGIKTVGMTNECTGSDGHSQPLVSLDDAADAIVSCGNVSALIELPPMETVIGELESLARDGLAGGWEDDEKLGPSVREDDSIIMANDSMFCGDQVLGWSPKTVKEF
- the grdA gene encoding glycine/sarcosine/betaine reductase complex selenoprotein A — encoded protein: MLEGKKVAIIGDRDGIPAPAIQECIETTGAEVVFGSTECFVUTAAGAMDLENQKRIQDLAEEHGEENLVVILGGAEAEASGLAAETVTNGDPTFAGPLAGVQLGLRVYHVVEPEIKDEIDEDVYEEQISMMEMVLEVDNIVDEVKKYREEYCKFLDN
- a CDS encoding MalY/PatB family protein — protein: MMFNFDEVIDRKNTNSLKWNIIDDKDMLPMWVADMEFKSPKAVRKALKERVEHGIFGYSEISDSYYQAIIQWMKKRHQWDIKKEWICTSPGVVPALNMLVRCLTNSGDKVIIQPPVYYPFFDAIKNNGCHIVDNPLQFDGTRYTMDLDDLEKKIDSRVKLMMLCSPHNPVGRVWTPEELKRLGELCIKNNVIVIADEIHSDLIFEEYEHTVFASISEEFKQNCIVCNAPSKTFNLAGIQASNIIIPNKRIRTLYQHSLEQTRIGRLNAFAVTALEAAYNYGEEWLEELLVYLEDNFDFLCNYITEEIPQINVIQPEGTYLVWLDFRSLGLEDEVLNDLIQKEGKLVLNPGHIFGTGGSGFQRINIACPRSMLKEGLTRLKKVVNHL
- a CDS encoding double-cubane-cluster-containing anaerobic reductase; translation: MSNLDEFFNCLNPEELEGYGPIVIKDLKEKEDKNIVGTYCIFTPYELISAAEAVPVTLCSTSEATIKDAEKHLPRNLCPLIKSSYGYAITDKCPYFHFTDLIVGETTCDGKKKMYEYLDDITPVHVMKLPQANDKEKDFENWKREMIILKNKLEEKFDVTITDQRLKEEIKKKNLERKTLKEFYELAKLNPSPLYGTEILQVLNISKFTFDKELANQRTKDITRKVRENYNNGDIRISKDAPRILITGCPIGNATEKVVKLVEESGGVVVCFENCTGVKRNKELVNEEVNPIDALTEKYLNTPCSCMSPNDNRIDLLSELIDEYQVDGVIDMVLQACHTYNVETFRIKEFVTGKKEISYINLETDYSQSDVGQLKTRISAFVEML
- a CDS encoding acyl-CoA dehydratase activase; protein product: MYSIGVDIGSVGTKGVLFNGDIVDQVIMPTGWNPKEAGAEALDNLLKNNNLVRKDIKQVVATGYGRVSADFADKVVTEITCHAKGGHFLDERVRTIIDIGGQDSKAISIDKQGNVVDFMMNDKCAAGTGKFLEITVNSLGENINELDQLTENTEPQNISSMCTVFAESEVISLLSQGVAKESIALGIVHAIANQAQILLNKIPINSEILFTGGLAKSERIKEVLSDKLEKEIIVSSNSQIAGALGAAVIGNSTV
- the selB gene encoding selenocysteine-specific translation elongation factor; the protein is MKHLILGTAGHIDHGKTTLIQKLTGADTDRLAEEQERGISIDLGFTSFELEDEGIELGIIDVPGHEKFVKNMLAGAGGIDLALLVVAADEGFMPQTEEHLNILELLGVEEGVVALTKVDTVEEEWLELVKEDTKDNLAGTFLEEAALVPVSGVTGTGIEKLIAELTEIAKGMEPKNQDDNVYYPLDRSFSIDGFGTVVTGTLMAGKLQEGDKGIIYPQQEEVEVKNLHVHGEAVEEAVAGQRVGTNLADVDVDDISRGDILAEPHTLDSTTLMDVKLELLPDAPLSLEQNERLRIHLGAKEVFGRISILNKETIYPGEEAYVQLRLEESMVAYYNQPFVIRRYSPVVTVGGGRVLLPRCGKHKRFNSELLSKLQIQEEGSDLERIEVVIQDYKQTVKPKDLMIEIGLTVDEIKDKCVKLVEKNKIFKFTTGQQVSYLHYNVYSRLKDQVVEALKEYHRQYHLRWGRAKEEVRSQLQFELSKQEYDQFLSSLEEEGVIEIKKADIKLTEHEIKLTEQEEELKNRIEDEFRNNSFMPPTLPELQQKFEVEEELIEDLFDLLVCKGRLKRINAEIYLHYETLNEARERLKDFLADNGEITLAEYRDLLDSSRKYTLPLLNYFDQQGVTKRVGDKRILAE
- the selA gene encoding L-seryl-tRNA(Sec) selenium transferase, which encodes MEKYLRQIPAVDKILQEKAIKELVAQYSREAVVDVIRRANEELRERILNEDIPEDFEVSMVKVVELVIKRAAEWLSPNLKSVINGTGVVIHTNLGRSLLTEEAQKRLVEVAQNYSTLEIDVQTGQRGSRYDHVAELLTYLTGAEDSLVVNNNAGAVLLALSTLAEGEEVIISRGQLVEIGGSFRIPEVMEQSGAQLVEVGATNKTHLRDYEAAITEETGLLLDVHTSNYRIVGFSEQVSLEELVELGAEHDLPVLNDLGSGTLIDFSQYGFSPEPTVQDNVEAGADVITFSGDKLLGGPQAGIIVGKKEYIQQIKENPLNRALRVDKFTLAALEETLRLYLDLETAVEKVPTLRLLTMDSEVLRQRADRLASRLDKLSGLEAEVEQGFSQVGGGAFPNEDLATFLVKVSVDHLTANETGNRLRELDPPLFTRIQDEKIIIDARTIKDEEIDTIFTHFSSLIKEA